The following are encoded in a window of Amycolatopsis lexingtonensis genomic DNA:
- a CDS encoding putative RNA methyltransferase yields MSASGHGNDPLPPRVVEALRCSVCGDPIGLADRTLRCGNRHSFDLARQGYVNLLHARIPSGTADTADMVAARADFLASGAYRGLADELARVCAEADDLVIDAGAGTGYYLARVLDASGAFGLALDVSAVALKRAARAHARLGAAVWNLWEPWPVGDEVASVVLNVFAPRNGPEFHRVLRPGGLLVVAAPAPDHLRELGDLVLAVDERKDERLDGTLGEYFGRTGRTEVRQEVELSPQQVRQVVGMGPAAFHLDRGDRRARLDALSEPQVVTVSFTVSTYRRLGG; encoded by the coding sequence ATGAGTGCGAGCGGCCACGGGAATGACCCACTGCCACCCCGAGTCGTGGAGGCATTGCGGTGTTCGGTGTGCGGTGACCCGATCGGACTAGCCGATCGCACGCTGCGTTGCGGGAACCGCCACTCTTTCGATCTAGCGCGACAGGGTTACGTGAACTTGTTGCACGCGCGAATCCCATCCGGCACGGCGGACACCGCGGACATGGTCGCGGCGCGCGCCGACTTCCTCGCGTCGGGTGCGTACCGCGGGCTCGCCGACGAGCTGGCGCGGGTGTGCGCGGAGGCCGACGACCTCGTCATCGACGCGGGCGCGGGCACCGGCTACTACCTCGCGCGGGTGCTCGACGCGTCCGGGGCCTTCGGCCTCGCGCTGGACGTCTCGGCGGTGGCCTTGAAGCGGGCCGCCCGCGCCCACGCCCGGCTGGGCGCGGCGGTGTGGAACCTGTGGGAGCCGTGGCCGGTCGGCGACGAGGTGGCGTCGGTCGTGCTGAACGTCTTCGCGCCGCGCAACGGGCCGGAGTTCCACCGCGTCCTGCGCCCCGGCGGCCTGCTGGTCGTGGCGGCCCCGGCCCCGGACCACCTGCGCGAGCTGGGCGACCTCGTGCTGGCGGTGGACGAGCGCAAGGACGAACGCCTGGACGGCACCCTCGGCGAGTACTTCGGCCGGACGGGCCGCACGGAGGTCCGCCAGGAGGTCGAGCTGTCGCCCCAGCAGGTGCGCCAGGTGGTCGGAATGGGGCCTGCGGCGTTCCACCTGGACCGGGGCGACCGCCGGGCGCGGCTGGACGCGCTGAGCGAGCCGCAGGTGGTGACGGTGTCGTTCACGGTGTCCACCTACCGGCGTCTGGGAGGGTGA
- a CDS encoding P-II family nitrogen regulator, with the protein MKLITAIVKPFTLDDVRSALEQLGVLGMTVSEVQGYGRQKGHTEVYRGAEYSVDFVAKLKIEVVTDDTNVEKVLEAITTAAHTGKIGDGKLWVTPVETVIRVRTGERGTDAL; encoded by the coding sequence ATGAAGCTCATCACGGCGATTGTGAAGCCGTTCACGCTCGACGACGTCCGCTCCGCGCTGGAACAGCTGGGCGTGCTGGGCATGACGGTCAGCGAGGTCCAGGGTTACGGCCGGCAGAAGGGCCACACCGAGGTCTACCGCGGCGCGGAGTACTCGGTGGACTTCGTGGCCAAGCTGAAGATCGAGGTCGTGACCGACGACACGAACGTGGAGAAGGTCCTCGAGGCCATCACCACGGCGGCGCACACCGGCAAGATCGGCGACGGCAAGCTGTGGGTGACGCCCGTGGAGACCGTCATCCGGGTACGGACCGGCGAGCGCGGCACGGACGCGCTATAG
- a CDS encoding ammonium transporter, producing the protein MLNAGDTAWVLASAALVMLMTPGLAFFYGGMVRAKSVLNMLMMNFIALAVVGVLWALYGFSMSFGDDAFGGLLGNFHFAGLENTFGKLAGFATAATDTSPAVAWPGSDGLPVLAFVMFQLMFAIITPALISGAIADRAKFWGWTLFVVIWVTVVYFPVAHWVFSFNGFVGENAVGGWIANNLKALDFAGGTAVHINAGAAGLALAIVLGKRKGWPKDTGRPHNVPFVLLGASLLWFGWYGFNAGSALAANDLAAVAFTNTTVATAAAVLGWLVVEQLKFGKPTTLGAASGAVAGLVAITPACGFVSPLGAIAIGLIAGVLCALAISLKFKFGFDDSLDVVGVHLVGGIVGTLLIGFFGTTSVNSLGADGLFYGGGFTQLGRQAAAAGAVLAYSFVLSFIIGFVIKKAGGFRVSTEDEVSGIDEAQHAESAYDFTGLSGGGAPSTLPVKSTPAAKLEESKA; encoded by the coding sequence GTGCTGAACGCAGGAGACACCGCATGGGTACTGGCCAGCGCCGCGCTGGTCATGCTCATGACCCCAGGACTGGCGTTCTTCTATGGCGGCATGGTCCGCGCGAAGAGCGTTTTGAACATGCTGATGATGAACTTCATCGCGCTGGCCGTCGTGGGGGTGCTGTGGGCCCTGTACGGCTTCTCGATGTCCTTCGGCGACGACGCCTTCGGCGGTTTGCTCGGTAACTTCCACTTCGCCGGCCTCGAGAACACCTTCGGCAAGCTCGCCGGGTTCGCGACGGCCGCCACCGACACCAGCCCCGCCGTCGCGTGGCCGGGCTCGGACGGCCTGCCCGTCCTCGCCTTCGTCATGTTCCAGCTGATGTTCGCGATCATCACCCCCGCGCTGATCTCCGGCGCCATCGCCGACCGCGCGAAGTTCTGGGGCTGGACGCTGTTCGTCGTCATCTGGGTGACGGTCGTGTACTTCCCGGTCGCGCACTGGGTGTTCTCCTTCAACGGCTTCGTCGGCGAGAACGCCGTCGGCGGCTGGATCGCCAACAACTTGAAGGCACTCGACTTCGCCGGTGGTACGGCGGTCCACATCAACGCCGGTGCCGCGGGTCTCGCCCTCGCCATCGTGCTGGGCAAGCGCAAGGGCTGGCCGAAGGACACCGGCCGCCCGCACAACGTGCCGTTCGTGCTCCTCGGCGCTTCGCTGCTGTGGTTCGGCTGGTACGGCTTCAACGCCGGTTCGGCGCTGGCCGCCAACGACCTCGCCGCCGTCGCGTTCACCAACACCACCGTCGCCACCGCCGCCGCCGTCCTCGGCTGGCTGGTCGTGGAGCAGCTGAAGTTCGGCAAGCCGACCACCCTCGGCGCGGCTTCCGGCGCGGTCGCCGGCCTGGTCGCCATCACCCCGGCGTGTGGTTTCGTGAGCCCGCTCGGGGCCATCGCGATCGGCCTCATCGCCGGCGTGCTCTGCGCGCTCGCCATCTCGCTCAAGTTCAAGTTCGGCTTCGACGACTCGCTCGACGTCGTGGGCGTCCACCTGGTCGGCGGCATCGTCGGCACGCTGCTGATCGGCTTCTTCGGCACCACCAGCGTCAACTCCCTCGGCGCGGACGGCCTCTTCTACGGCGGCGGGTTCACCCAGCTGGGTCGCCAGGCCGCGGCCGCCGGTGCGGTGCTCGCGTACTCCTTCGTGCTGTCCTTCATCATCGGCTTCGTGATCAAGAAGGCCGGCGGCTTCCGCGTCAGCACCGAGGACGAGGTCAGCGGCATCGACGAAGCCCAGCACGCGGAGAGCGCCTACGACTTCACCGGGTTGTCCGGCGGTGGCGCCCCGTCCACCCTTCCGGTCAAGTCCACCCCGGCCGCGAAACTCGAGGAGAGCAAGGCATGA
- a CDS encoding DUF262 domain-containing protein, with translation MAGTKIQAAEHPVGEIFDDAYQFTIPRYQRPYAWTTEQAGEMFDDLLAASQAKDSLSESDPYFLGSIVLVKAEKQPLADVVDGQQRLTTLTVLLSVLRDYVSPGFAVSLEKRIFQKGDPIKGTADQPRLRLRDQDQGFFEKYIQERSGNDLLSALQDVKPDSRLRLVENALLLKDRLSALEISECERLVSFIDGYTYLVVVATVDFESAYRIFSVLNERGLDLTHTDILKSEIIGNIPEADQDAYTNKWSHEEDDLGRSDFGDLFSHIRMVYAKTKARESILKEFRASVLHRVPDGKKFIDDVLVPYSDAFEVVTRASYAGGPGAEEINRLLGWLKQLDNTDWVPPAISYFSRPTADSASLLRFLVDLERLAAGMLVRRVDITRRVERYGRVLDWMEKGLDLYAPESPLQLSAEEQAETLAKLGSEIYTVTRIRLYVLLRLDSALSDGGTGYDGYPLISVEHVLPQSPAAGSGWTGTFTAQERAYWVHRLANLVLLSRRKNSAASNLEFEAKKTKYFEKTSWPPFVLTSQVLATDGWTPAVLEERQETLLKVLGDLWRLEVAAS, from the coding sequence ATGGCCGGGACCAAAATCCAAGCAGCGGAGCACCCCGTCGGCGAGATCTTCGACGACGCCTACCAGTTCACCATCCCTCGCTACCAGCGTCCCTACGCTTGGACGACGGAGCAGGCCGGGGAGATGTTCGACGATCTCCTCGCCGCCTCCCAGGCGAAAGACTCGTTGTCCGAGTCGGATCCGTACTTCCTGGGGAGCATCGTCCTCGTCAAAGCCGAGAAGCAGCCACTCGCGGACGTGGTCGACGGTCAGCAACGCCTCACGACCTTGACAGTGCTCCTCAGCGTCCTCCGCGACTACGTTTCGCCGGGCTTCGCCGTGTCCCTGGAAAAGCGCATCTTCCAGAAGGGCGATCCGATCAAGGGCACCGCCGATCAGCCACGCCTCCGGCTCCGGGATCAGGACCAGGGATTCTTCGAGAAGTACATCCAGGAGCGTTCGGGCAACGACTTGCTGTCCGCGCTCCAGGACGTGAAGCCGGACAGCCGCCTCCGGCTGGTCGAGAACGCACTCCTGCTCAAGGACCGGTTGAGCGCTCTGGAAATCTCGGAGTGCGAACGGCTGGTTTCGTTCATCGACGGGTACACCTACCTCGTCGTCGTGGCGACTGTCGACTTCGAGTCCGCCTACCGGATCTTCTCGGTGCTCAACGAGCGCGGCCTGGACCTCACCCACACCGACATCCTGAAGTCGGAGATCATCGGCAACATCCCGGAGGCCGACCAGGACGCCTACACGAACAAGTGGTCGCACGAAGAGGACGACCTCGGCCGCAGCGACTTCGGCGACCTCTTCTCCCACATCCGGATGGTGTACGCGAAGACGAAAGCCCGGGAGTCGATCCTGAAGGAATTCCGGGCGTCGGTGCTGCACCGGGTGCCCGACGGCAAAAAGTTCATCGACGACGTGCTGGTTCCCTACTCGGACGCTTTCGAGGTGGTCACGCGCGCCAGCTACGCCGGGGGACCGGGCGCCGAGGAGATCAACCGGCTCCTCGGCTGGTTGAAACAGCTGGACAACACGGACTGGGTTCCGCCGGCGATCAGCTACTTCAGCCGGCCGACCGCCGACTCCGCGTCATTGCTGCGTTTCCTCGTCGACCTCGAACGGCTCGCCGCCGGCATGCTCGTCCGCCGGGTGGACATCACCCGCCGGGTCGAGCGGTACGGCCGCGTCCTGGACTGGATGGAGAAGGGCCTCGACCTCTACGCCCCGGAGTCCCCGCTGCAGCTTTCCGCGGAGGAACAGGCGGAAACCCTCGCGAAGCTGGGCTCGGAGATCTACACGGTGACGAGGATCCGCTTGTACGTGCTGCTGCGCCTCGACTCGGCCTTGTCGGACGGCGGAACGGGCTACGACGGCTACCCGTTGATCAGCGTGGAGCACGTCCTCCCGCAGTCCCCGGCCGCGGGCAGCGGGTGGACCGGCACCTTCACCGCGCAGGAACGGGCTTACTGGGTGCATCGGCTGGCGAACCTCGTCCTGCTTTCGCGACGGAAGAACTCGGCGGCGAGCAACCTCGAGTTCGAGGCGAAGAAGACCAAGTACTTCGAGAAGACGAGCTGGCCGCCGTTCGTGCTGACCTCCCAGGTGCTCGCGACGGACGGCTGGACCCCGGCCGTCCTCGAGGAACGCCAGGAAACCCTGCTGAAGGTGCTCGGCGACCTCTGGCGGCTGGAGGTGGCGGCTTCCTAA
- a CDS encoding sigma-70 family RNA polymerase sigma factor codes for MDALTERFERERPRLRAVAYRMLGSAAEADDALQEAWLRFDRTGAAEIDNVPAWLTTVVARVCLSALRARRNHPEEPLDGQPEPDDERRDPAQEAELADEVGLALLVVLDALAPAERVAFVLHDMFAVPFDEIAPMLGKTPAATRQLASRARRRVKGGTAADATLPRRRKVVEAFLAASRGGDFEALLALLDPDVVLHADRFVGPSPAPIVLRGVESVRRGAVLASERARASELALVDGAPGLLMVREGRLAVVLAFRVEDDRIAGIEVIADPERLAKLELAVMD; via the coding sequence GTGGACGCGCTGACCGAGCGGTTCGAGCGGGAGCGGCCGCGGTTGCGCGCGGTCGCCTACCGGATGCTGGGTTCGGCCGCCGAAGCCGACGACGCCCTCCAGGAGGCCTGGCTGCGGTTCGATCGCACCGGCGCCGCCGAGATCGACAACGTTCCCGCGTGGCTGACGACCGTGGTCGCGCGCGTGTGCCTCTCGGCGCTGCGGGCGCGCCGCAACCACCCCGAGGAGCCTCTCGACGGGCAGCCCGAGCCGGACGACGAGCGCCGCGATCCCGCGCAGGAGGCCGAGCTGGCCGACGAGGTCGGGCTGGCGCTGCTGGTCGTCCTCGACGCGCTGGCCCCGGCCGAGCGGGTCGCGTTCGTGCTGCACGACATGTTCGCGGTGCCGTTCGACGAGATCGCGCCGATGCTCGGCAAGACGCCGGCCGCGACCCGGCAGCTCGCGAGCCGCGCCCGTCGCCGCGTCAAGGGCGGGACCGCGGCCGACGCGACCCTGCCCCGGCGGCGCAAGGTCGTTGAAGCGTTCCTGGCGGCGTCGCGCGGCGGGGACTTCGAGGCGCTGCTCGCCCTGCTCGACCCGGACGTCGTCCTGCACGCCGACCGGTTCGTCGGGCCGAGCCCGGCGCCGATCGTGCTGCGCGGGGTCGAGAGCGTCCGCCGCGGCGCGGTGCTGGCGTCCGAACGGGCCCGCGCGAGCGAACTCGCCCTCGTCGACGGCGCGCCCGGCCTGCTCATGGTCCGCGAGGGACGGCTCGCGGTGGTCCTGGCGTTCCGCGTCGAGGACGACCGGATCGCGGGCATCGAGGTCATCGCCGACCCCGAGCGGCTGGCGAAGCTCGAGCTGGCGGTCATGGACTGA
- a CDS encoding (2Fe-2S)-binding protein, which translates to MKPDWTAPATRLADAEWVRARIGGAAKLYGCARPEVLGTIWWYSLSSVLVAPAVEGLVAGRLADPSLDAVEIDLVADGRFLGARSTRALDGGLPELGAALKTALGTAIGTIAAVSGARERALGAIATDSIGNRLLWTPEPERALALAEPLVAAIGLDLPKPRFVRVGRTPAVRRASCCLIYEVGNPKCVSCPRQTPAERDARLRAALSP; encoded by the coding sequence GTGAAGCCCGACTGGACCGCCCCCGCGACCCGGCTCGCGGACGCGGAGTGGGTCCGGGCCCGCATCGGCGGCGCGGCCAAGCTGTACGGCTGCGCGCGGCCGGAGGTGCTGGGCACGATCTGGTGGTACTCGCTCTCGTCGGTGCTGGTGGCGCCCGCGGTGGAAGGCCTGGTCGCGGGCAGGCTCGCCGACCCGTCGCTGGACGCGGTCGAGATCGACCTCGTCGCCGACGGCCGGTTTCTCGGTGCCCGGTCCACCCGCGCGCTCGACGGCGGGCTGCCCGAGCTGGGCGCGGCCCTGAAGACGGCGCTCGGCACCGCCATCGGCACCATCGCGGCCGTCAGCGGGGCCCGGGAGCGCGCGCTGGGCGCCATCGCGACCGACTCCATCGGCAACCGCCTGCTCTGGACGCCCGAGCCGGAGCGGGCGCTCGCCCTGGCCGAACCGCTGGTCGCGGCGATCGGGCTCGACCTCCCGAAACCGCGGTTCGTGCGCGTCGGGCGCACTCCCGCCGTGCGGCGGGCGTCGTGCTGCCTGATCTACGAGGTGGGCAACCCCAAGTGCGTGAGCTGCCCACGGCAGACGCCGGCCGAGCGCGACGCCCGCCTTCGCGCCGCGCTCAGTCCATGA
- a CDS encoding [protein-PII] uridylyltransferase: protein MADGGELVKATERLLEGRHGRLGASALRAALVDLYEFWLGRGASAAGVDTAEPGVALVAVGGLGRRELVPFSDLDLLLVHNGNSGIGEIADALWYPLWDAKVGLDHSVRTPGEALKVASEDLRVAMGLLDARHLAGDAELSGRLVSAARDQWRRTARKQIPDMTASVRQRWARSGEIAQSAEPDLKHGRGGLRDFAVLEALAAAQLTARPGEELLEAKELLLDVRTELRREIRRERDVLAAPEAELVAAELGFGDRFTLARKLSGAGRTIAYALDVALRSTVDPPKTRFGRRPSRTPLAENVVLHGNEVALARDAVPAKDPALLLRVAAASARTGKPIALGTLKALAETAPELRAPWPSEALNALVELLGAGEGLVDAVESLDRTGLWSRLFPEWGAVRDLPPRSPVHQWTVDRHLVRTCVEAAKLTTTVARPDLLLIGALLHDIGKGRDADHSELGAKISAQVATRLGLSPADAATVSSMVRHHLLLPHTATRRDISEPATVARVVKTLDSDLVLVELLHALTQADSLATGPGVWTDWKARLLAELVSGCEEVLHGKGFTAPEPMDDDQRELVAAAVASGTGEIRISSQGKVVTVLLAVPARAELLAPAAGVLALNSMEVHSAVLRGHDGGRAGVFTASPKFGSLPDATLLREQFARAVAGTLPLTQRLAAKERDYGSPAPVAPKVLWFDDETSGPDTVVLELRAADRIGLLFRVAGALRRCDAEVRWAKASTLGGAVVDSFAVTPRSGRIEPGWRREVEQAVLAAAS, encoded by the coding sequence ATGGCCGACGGGGGCGAACTGGTCAAGGCCACCGAGCGCTTGCTCGAGGGCAGGCACGGGAGGCTGGGGGCGTCCGCACTGCGGGCGGCCCTGGTCGACCTCTATGAATTCTGGCTGGGCAGGGGAGCCTCGGCGGCCGGCGTCGACACCGCGGAACCGGGTGTCGCGCTGGTCGCCGTGGGCGGGCTCGGCCGCCGGGAACTGGTGCCGTTCTCCGATCTCGACCTGCTGCTGGTGCACAACGGCAACAGCGGCATCGGCGAGATCGCGGACGCGCTCTGGTATCCCTTGTGGGACGCGAAAGTCGGGCTGGACCACTCGGTCCGCACGCCCGGCGAAGCGCTGAAGGTCGCTTCGGAGGACCTTCGCGTGGCCATGGGCCTGCTCGACGCCCGGCACCTCGCCGGGGACGCCGAGCTGAGCGGGCGGCTGGTTTCCGCGGCGCGCGACCAGTGGCGCCGCACCGCGCGCAAGCAGATCCCGGACATGACGGCGTCGGTCCGGCAGCGCTGGGCCCGCAGCGGCGAGATCGCGCAGTCCGCCGAACCCGACCTCAAGCACGGGCGGGGCGGGCTGCGGGACTTCGCCGTCCTGGAAGCGCTGGCCGCGGCGCAGCTGACCGCGCGTCCGGGCGAAGAGCTGTTGGAGGCCAAGGAACTCCTGCTCGACGTCCGCACCGAGCTGCGGCGCGAAATCCGGCGCGAACGGGACGTCCTGGCCGCGCCGGAGGCCGAGCTGGTGGCTGCCGAACTCGGCTTCGGCGACCGGTTCACGCTGGCGCGCAAGCTTTCCGGCGCGGGCCGCACCATCGCGTACGCGCTGGACGTCGCGCTCCGGTCCACTGTGGACCCGCCGAAGACGCGCTTCGGGCGCCGTCCTTCGCGGACGCCGCTCGCGGAAAACGTGGTGCTGCACGGGAACGAGGTCGCGCTGGCCCGCGACGCCGTCCCGGCGAAGGACCCGGCGCTGCTGCTGCGGGTCGCCGCGGCGTCGGCGCGCACCGGGAAGCCGATCGCGCTCGGCACGCTCAAGGCACTGGCGGAAACGGCGCCGGAACTACGCGCGCCGTGGCCGTCGGAGGCGCTGAACGCGCTGGTCGAGCTGCTGGGCGCGGGGGAGGGCCTGGTCGACGCGGTCGAGTCGCTCGACCGGACCGGCCTGTGGTCCCGGCTGTTCCCCGAGTGGGGCGCGGTCCGCGACCTGCCGCCGCGCTCGCCGGTGCACCAGTGGACGGTCGACCGGCACCTCGTGCGCACCTGCGTCGAGGCGGCCAAGCTGACCACCACGGTGGCGCGGCCGGACCTGCTGCTGATCGGCGCGCTGCTGCACGACATCGGCAAGGGCCGCGACGCCGACCACTCGGAACTGGGCGCGAAGATCTCCGCCCAGGTCGCGACCCGGCTCGGGCTGAGCCCGGCCGACGCCGCGACGGTGTCGTCGATGGTCCGCCACCACCTCCTGCTGCCGCACACGGCGACCCGGCGCGACATCAGCGAGCCGGCCACCGTGGCACGGGTGGTGAAGACGCTGGACAGCGACCTGGTCCTGGTCGAGCTGCTGCACGCGCTCACCCAGGCCGATTCGCTGGCCACCGGACCGGGCGTCTGGACGGACTGGAAGGCGCGCCTGCTCGCCGAACTGGTCTCCGGCTGCGAAGAAGTCCTGCACGGCAAGGGCTTCACCGCCCCGGAACCGATGGACGACGACCAGCGCGAGCTGGTCGCGGCGGCGGTGGCCTCGGGCACCGGCGAAATCCGGATCAGCTCCCAGGGCAAGGTCGTCACGGTCCTGCTGGCGGTCCCGGCTCGCGCGGAACTCCTGGCCCCGGCGGCGGGCGTGCTGGCGCTGAACTCGATGGAGGTCCACTCGGCGGTCCTGCGCGGCCACGACGGCGGCCGAGCCGGTGTGTTCACGGCGTCCCCGAAGTTCGGCTCCCTGCCGGACGCGACGCTGCTGCGCGAGCAGTTCGCCCGGGCGGTCGCGGGCACGCTCCCGCTGACCCAGCGCCTGGCGGCGAAGGAACGCGACTACGGCTCACCGGCCCCGGTCGCCCCGAAGGTGCTGTGGTTCGACGACGAGACGAGCGGCCCGGACACAGTGGTCCTGGAACTGCGCGCGGCCGACCGCATCGGCCTGCTGTTCCGGGTAGCGGGCGCGCTGCGGAGGTGCGACGCGGAGGTCCGCTGGGCCAAGGCATCGACCCTGGGCGGCGCGGTGGTGGACTCGTTCGCGGTGACCCCGCGAAGCGGCCGCATCGAACCGGGCTGGCGCCGAGAGGTGGAGCAAGCCGTCCTGGCGGCGGCTTCCTAA
- a CDS encoding O-acetylhomoserine aminocarboxypropyltransferase/cysteine synthase family protein, producing the protein MSERTWGFRTRALHAGGTPDPATGARAVPIYQTTSFVFEDAADAASLFALQKYGNVYSRIGNPTVAAFEERVASLEGAIGGVATASGQAAEFLTFSALTEAGDHIVSASGLYGGTVTQLTGTLRRFGVETTFVSGGIDDYAAAITDRTRLLYTEVIGNPGGGIADLAALADLAHAHDIPLVVDATLATPYLCRPIEHGADIVLHSATKFLGGHGTTLGGIVVESGKFDWGNGKFPRMTETVDSYGGLRYWENFGEYAFCTRLRAEQLRDIGAVLSPHSAFLLLQGIETLPQRMDAHVANAHAIAAHLDADPRVAWVSYAGLPSHPHHELAKKYLPAGPGAVFSFGIDGGRSAGEKFVESVELLSHLANVGDARSLVIHPASTTHAQLSEEQLAAAGVGPDLIRLSIGLEDTDDILWDLDQALGKAVAG; encoded by the coding sequence ATGAGCGAACGCACCTGGGGCTTCCGCACCCGCGCCCTGCACGCCGGCGGCACTCCCGATCCGGCGACCGGCGCGCGGGCCGTGCCGATCTACCAGACCACCAGTTTCGTCTTCGAGGACGCGGCCGACGCCGCCAGCCTCTTCGCGCTCCAGAAGTACGGGAACGTCTACAGCCGGATCGGGAACCCGACCGTCGCCGCGTTCGAGGAGCGGGTCGCCAGTCTCGAAGGGGCCATCGGCGGGGTCGCGACCGCGAGCGGGCAGGCCGCGGAGTTCCTCACGTTCAGCGCGCTCACCGAGGCCGGCGACCACATCGTGTCCGCGAGCGGGCTCTACGGCGGGACCGTCACCCAGCTCACCGGGACGCTCCGGCGCTTCGGCGTCGAGACGACGTTCGTCAGCGGCGGGATCGACGACTACGCCGCCGCGATCACCGACCGGACGCGGCTGCTCTACACCGAGGTCATCGGCAACCCCGGCGGCGGCATCGCCGATCTCGCCGCACTGGCCGATCTCGCGCACGCCCACGACATCCCGCTGGTCGTCGACGCCACGCTGGCCACGCCGTACCTGTGCCGCCCGATCGAGCACGGTGCCGACATCGTGCTGCACTCGGCGACGAAGTTCCTCGGCGGCCACGGGACGACGCTCGGCGGGATCGTCGTCGAGTCCGGGAAGTTCGACTGGGGCAACGGGAAGTTCCCGCGGATGACCGAGACCGTCGACAGCTACGGCGGCCTCCGCTACTGGGAGAACTTCGGCGAGTACGCCTTCTGCACCCGGCTGCGGGCCGAGCAGCTGCGGGACATCGGCGCGGTGCTCTCGCCGCACTCGGCTTTCCTGCTGCTGCAAGGGATCGAGACGCTGCCGCAGCGGATGGACGCGCACGTCGCCAACGCCCACGCGATCGCCGCGCACCTCGATGCCGACCCGCGCGTGGCCTGGGTGTCCTACGCCGGACTGCCGTCGCACCCGCACCACGAGCTGGCGAAGAAGTACCTGCCCGCCGGGCCGGGCGCGGTGTTCTCCTTCGGCATCGACGGCGGCCGCTCGGCGGGCGAGAAGTTCGTCGAATCGGTGGAGCTGCTGTCGCACCTGGCGAACGTCGGGGACGCGCGGTCGCTCGTCATCCACCCGGCGTCGACGACGCACGCGCAGCTGTCGGAAGAGCAGCTCGCGGCCGCGGGCGTCGGGCCCGACCTGATCCGGCTGTCCATCGGCCTGGAGGACACCGACGACATCCTCTGGGACCTCGACCAGGCGCTGGGCAAGGCGGTGGCCGGATGA
- a CDS encoding PPOX class F420-dependent oxidoreductase yields MSFTAEEIAYLRSQPLARVATLGAGGQPDLVPLAFEFDGEAFWVGGVGAAVLATRKFRNVGAGRRRVALLVDDLVSMQPFIARAIRVYGEADEPVERTGLVGPGHYARVTPRVSWSWNMAGEPVGETWYEPRRAVHRRG; encoded by the coding sequence ATGTCGTTCACCGCGGAAGAGATCGCCTACCTGCGTTCCCAGCCGCTCGCCCGCGTCGCCACCCTCGGTGCCGGCGGGCAGCCCGACCTCGTCCCGCTGGCGTTCGAGTTCGACGGCGAGGCCTTCTGGGTCGGCGGCGTCGGGGCCGCGGTGCTGGCGACCCGCAAGTTCCGCAACGTCGGCGCCGGCCGCCGGAGGGTCGCCCTGCTGGTGGACGACCTGGTCTCGATGCAGCCGTTCATCGCCCGCGCCATCCGCGTGTACGGCGAGGCGGACGAACCCGTCGAGCGCACCGGCCTGGTCGGGCCGGGCCACTACGCCCGCGTCACGCCGCGCGTCTCGTGGAGCTGGAACATGGCCGGCGAGCCCGTGGGCGAGACCTGGTACGAGCCACGGCGGGCCGTCCACCGCCGGGGATGA
- a CDS encoding VOC family protein produces MTVRWSLTIDCAEPRELAKFWAVALGYIERPPPPGFASWEAWFEQQGVPEPEWDDGAYLSDPEGVLPNLSFLKVPEGKTAKNRLHLDVQAGGGREVPWERRWERVVEAIARLTAAGATVLQEHTLDGRPDHFVLADPEGNEFCVL; encoded by the coding sequence GTGACGGTGCGCTGGAGCCTGACGATCGACTGCGCGGAACCCCGCGAGCTGGCGAAGTTCTGGGCGGTGGCCCTCGGCTACATCGAGCGCCCGCCCCCACCGGGGTTCGCGAGCTGGGAAGCGTGGTTCGAGCAGCAGGGCGTACCCGAGCCGGAGTGGGACGACGGCGCGTACCTGAGCGACCCCGAGGGCGTCCTGCCGAACCTGAGCTTCCTCAAAGTCCCCGAGGGCAAGACCGCGAAGAACCGCCTCCACCTGGACGTCCAGGCCGGCGGCGGCCGCGAGGTCCCCTGGGAGCGGCGCTGGGAACGGGTCGTCGAAGCGATCGCCCGCCTCACCGCGGCGGGTGCGACGGTGCTGCAGGAGCACACCCTGGACGGCCGTCCGGACCACTTCGTGCTGGCGGATCCCGAGGGCAACGAGTTCTGCGTGCTGTGA